Genomic window (Candidatus Manganitrophaceae bacterium):
TGTCGAGGGAAGAGATGTCTATGCCGGCGAGGCCGACGTCGTCGTCTGCGACGGTTTTATCGGAAACGTTGCCTTGAAGATTTCCGAAGGGCTCTCGGATGCGATCATCCAATTCTTGAAGCGGGAGATCACCGCCTCGCCGTTGGCGAAGCTCGGCTATTTTTTGTTAAAGCCGGCCTTCTCTAATTTTCGAAAGAAGGTCGATTACGCCGAATATGGGGGGGCCCCGCTCTTGGGGGTCAATGGCATCAGCATCATCTGCCACGGTCGCTCTTCCGGAAAGGCGATTAAAAACGCCGTTCGGGTCGCCAAGGAATCCTACAGCCGCGGGGTGAATCGGCTGATCAAAGAGCAGATCGAGGCCCAGATGGGATCGGTTTCCACCAAGGAAGAAGGGGTGCCGCGTCCATGAGCCTTGGAAAGCCGGAAGGCGCGCCGAAGATGCGGGCCCGCATCGTCTCGACCGGATCGTATGTCCCCGAGGGGCGTCTGACCAACAAGGACCTTGAAGCCAAGGTCGACACGACCGACGAGTGGATCTTCGAGCGGACCGGGATTCGCGAGCGACGGATCGCCGCGAAGGACCAGGCGACCTCCGATCTGGCGCTCATCGCGGCGCAGCGGGCGCTCGAAGCGGCGAGAATTGCTCCGGAGGAGATCGACTTGATCGTCCTGGCGACCTCCACCCCGGACATGTTTTTCCCCTCGACCGCCTGCATCGTTCAAGACCGGCTGAAAGCGACGCGGGCCGCCGCCTTCGACCTCTCCGCCGCCTGCTCCGGTTTTGTCTATGCCTTGTCGGTCGGAGAACAATTTATCCGAAGCGGGACCTATCACAAGGTGCTCGTCATCGGCGCTGAAGTGATGACCCGCCTGCTCGATTGGACCGATCGAAGGACCTGCGTTCTCTTCGGCGACGGCGCCGGCGCGGTCTTGCTCTCGGCGGCCGAAGCGGATGAGGGAATTCTCTCCACCCATCTTCATTCGGACGGCTCGCTGTGGGATTTGATCTGTGTTCCCGGCGGCGGCGCGGCGGCCCCCCCTTCGGAAAAGGTCTTGGCGGAGCATCTCAATACAATCAAAATGAAGGGGAACGAGACGTTCAAGGCGGCTGTCCGTAATTTGGAAGAGGTGGCCTGGGAAGCGCTTCGTGCAAACGGTTTCCTCCCCTCCGATCTCGCTTTTGTCGTTCCGCATCAGGCCAATCTTCGAATTCTCGGAGCGGTGGCCGATCGGCTCGGGGTCGGGATGGAACAGGTGATCACGAATCTCGACCGTTTTGGAAATACCTCTGCGGCATCTATTCCCCTGGCGCTCGATGAGGCGGTTCGAGCCGGTCGGATTAAAAAGGGATCACTGCTTCTGTTCTTAGCCTTCGGAGGCGGGCTGACCTGGGCCTCCTCATTGGTACGGTGGTAAATAAACGGATCCAGTTCGGAATGCGGGTGCGGACGCCCGAAGTAAAAGAGCCAAATTAGTCAGACTTTCCTTTGGTTTTAACTTCGTTATCGAATTCGACACGCTGCATGACATTTCATAGGAGGAGAGAGTGAATCAACAATTTCTAAATGGATGGGCGCTGATTCTCGGAGCCTCCAGCGGTTTCGGCGAAGCATGCGCGTTGGAGTTGGCTTCGTTCGGCATGGATATCTTCGGCGTCCACCTCGACCGTAAGGGAACGATCGCCAATGTCGATCGGATCACCTCCGAGATTAAAGCGAAGGGACGCCAGGCGATTTTCTTCAACGTCAATGCCGCCGACGCCGAAAAGCGAAAAGGGGTCCTTGACGAAATGGAGAAGACATTGTCGGCGGGGGGAGCAGGCGTTCGGGTCCTGATTCACTCGCTGGCATTCGGAACGCTCAAGCCGTTCATCGCTGGCTCTCCCAACGAAGCGATCGCGCAGCCGCAGATGGAGATGACGCTCGATGTAATGGCCAACAGCCTCGTCTAC
Coding sequences:
- a CDS encoding ketoacyl-ACP synthase III, with protein sequence MRARIVSTGSYVPEGRLTNKDLEAKVDTTDEWIFERTGIRERRIAAKDQATSDLALIAAQRALEAARIAPEEIDLIVLATSTPDMFFPSTACIVQDRLKATRAAAFDLSAACSGFVYALSVGEQFIRSGTYHKVLVIGAEVMTRLLDWTDRRTCVLFGDGAGAVLLSAAEADEGILSTHLHSDGSLWDLICVPGGGAAAPPSEKVLAEHLNTIKMKGNETFKAAVRNLEEVAWEALRANGFLPSDLAFVVPHQANLRILGAVADRLGVGMEQVITNLDRFGNTSAASIPLALDEAVRAGRIKKGSLLLFLAFGGGLTWASSLVRW